The Brevibacillus humidisoli DNA segment TTGACCAACTCCAGCGCCATGACCAAGCCGATCGCAAAGAAGACCAGCAGCAGATCTGTCCGGGAGATATCCAGCCACCAGGCCCCCAAAAGGGTAAGCAGCGCAGCGGCAACGTGGATTTGCATGTTCCGCTGCGTCTTTACGGTATGAAGCAAGCCGGCACAGGCATACCCGAAACTGCGCCAAAACCGCCGTGCTCGTCTCAATCGCCACACCTTACCTTGTCAAACCGATTTTTTGCAGGATTTGCTCCTGTCGGGAAAACATTTCTGCCTCTTCTGATTCTGTCCCGTGATCATAACCCAGCAGGTGCAAAAAGCCGTGTACCGCCAAAAAACCTAATTCCCGCTCCAGCGAATGGCCGTACTCTTCAGCCTGTGAAACTGCCTTCGGAACGGAGATCACGATATCGCCAAGCATGTTGGGCATATCGCTCCAATCCTCATCGTCCATCAGAATATCCATTTCGCCTTCGCCTGTCTCATTCATCGCAAACGAGAGCACATCTGTAGGACGATCAATACCGCGGTACTGACGGTTCAATTCGTGAATGCGCTCATCGTCCACCAGCGTCACGACTACCTCGCCCGTTACCTCCTCCGCTGCTGCCGCCGCCTCCAGGCATGTTCTGACAAGCTGCAGCTGCTGGTCCGTAAGCGATTGATTCTGTTCGTCAATAATCTCTATTGTCAACACGTTTCGTCCCTCTTTTGTATCCGGATTGTTCCTGTCTTATTGGTAGTTGGCCTCCGAGCGGGCGTATGCGTCGATCACCTTTTGCACCAGACTGTGTCGTACGACATCCGACTCGTGGAAACGGATGAAGGAGATTTCCGATACCCCACCGAGGATCCGTTCCGCCTCACGCAGGCCCGACAACTTGCCCTTGGGCAGGTCAATCTGTGTGACATCTCCGGTGATGACCATCTTGGAGCCAAAGCCAAGGCGGGTCAGGAACATCTTCATTTGTTCAGGAGTGGTATTTTGGGCCTCGTCCAAAATGACAAAGGAATCCTCCAGTGTGCGACCGCGCATATAGGCGAGCGGTGCTACCTCAATCAAACCTCGCTCCATCATTTTGGTTACTTGTTCACTTCCCAGCATGTCATACAAGGCATCGTACAGTGGCCGCAGGTACGGGTCCACTTTTTCCTGCAGATCGCCGGGCAAGAAACCGAGGTTCTCTCCTGCCTCTACGGCGGGCCGGGTGAGGACAATTCGTTTTACCCTGCCGTTTTTCAGTGCATTGACGGCCATTACGACCGCCAGATAGGTTTTGCCGGTACCCGCCGGTCCGATCCCAAAGACGATATCGAAGCGCTTGATTGAGGACAGGTAGTGACGCTGTCCCAATGTCTTGGCGCGAATCAGCTTGCCCCGCTGGGTGCGGGCCACCTCTTCATCGTACAGGTGGAGCAGTTGTTCCACCTCGCCTGTTTCGGCTAGCGCTAGCGCGTATGAAACGTCTCGCTCAGACAACGTGATTCCCCGCCGGATGAGCTGCAGCAGAATGTCAAACAAGGCTGCCATCCTTTCAACCTCTTCCGGTTCACCGGTGATCATCACCTCTCCATTGCGTGTGACGATTTTGGCCGTTGTCCGCTCTTCTATCTGGTTGAGATACGTATCGTGCGGGCCGAACAGCATGAGCGCTTCAGATGCGTCCGTAAATGGAATCTTCACCTCTTCTTTGACTTGCAAAAGGCTTCCCACTCCTTACCGTCTTCATTGGTTGGGTTTGTCTGCACCTGGCTGTTGAGCCGGCGGCAGCGAAACAATAGGCTGTTCTTCCGTAATATCCTCGATTACAGAGTAATGTACACTCAAGTAAACTTTACCATTCTCCTCTTTTACGTGCAAAACTTTTTCACCCTTTATTCTCGCATCCTCACCCGCTTTTTTCAAAACGTCCATGCGGGCAAATCGTTTCGCCAGCGAAATCGCTTCTTCCCGGCTCAGCTTTTGCTGCTCGGACTCCACCTCGTATTGCGTCTGTGCCTTCCATCCGATCGGCAGTTGGAAATCGCCATAACCCAGGTAATGGCGCTGTTCGCTTTGTTCAAAGCGTTGAAACGAGACCTGCTCAAACGGCCAAAGACGCACAGCGTATGCTCCGGCGAGCAGGTAGTAACTGGACTGCTGCTCACCCGTGTAATGATGACGTGTCTGGCTGAGCGGCACCGATACATTGGCCACATACCAGACTTCCCCCTCTACTTTTCCGCGAGCGGCCACCACCCCCTGGCGCTGATCGTTTCCGATGATCCCGGAAATCAGTACTTGTCCCTTGTTGACAAACTGATTAACCTGGACAACGGTTTTCCCTGCTTCTGCCTGAATACGGTGGATTACCGCCTTTTTCCGCGCGATCAGATGACGGGGGTTGTACACTTTGGCAGGATCAGGCTGCTCTTTCTCCACCACCTGGATGATCGCTTTGGTGCCACGCAGTTCGACTCCGACATAGGAGGCTTCCGGCAGCATCTCGAGCAGTTGGTCTTGCAGAACCTGTGGTTCTTTTAGTTTGACCTTCCAAGCCCATGGTTTAATCCCGATTTTTGTGGCCGCCTGTCGCACCTCTTGCGTGGAAATATGTTTCGTGCCGACCACTTCCACACTCCATATCAGAGAGGAGAGCATGTACAATCCGGCAAAAAAAAGAAAAATGCCTGTCGTAAACCCGGCGCGCATTTTCATCCGAACCAGCCAGAAAGGCAATCCTTCACGGCGAACCACCTTGCTTCGACAGCCTGTCTCACGCAACAGTGAACGCAGCCGCAAGTAATCGCTGATCAGAATGTCGCATTGCCCTTCCTCCGGCGAACGACGCCTGACATTCCAGACCTGGAACCCTTCCCGCACCGCCATATTGATCAAGCGCTCGAATCGTTTGCCGCGAACGGAGATGGTGACATGTCCTTGTGCCCACTCCTTCAATCTGTTCCGCATCTTCCCTTCCCTCCTCAGCCATTCCCTACTTAATCCAGAGCGACGGTTGAACTTTTACTTTTCAACAAACTTCACACCGGCGATTCGTCCTTCCAGCAGTACCTCTTCCGGCAAAATCGCCCGGATCACCAACTGCTCCCCGGAGACGATCAACTGTCCGTTGGTTAACAACAAACGGAGCTCTTTGTCGCTAAAATGAAGAACTCCGCGATGGTTCTCTATGTACATTTGCAGGTGACCGATCATGGTGACTCGCGGGACTTCCAATACCACATCTTGCGGCAAATCCAAGACGCCCGCCGCCAGTTGACGCAGTCGGCGACTCCATCGCTTCATGGAATAGCCCCCTTTTTATAGCCGGCGCTGTGCGCCTCGATATGCTCTCCTGGCAGGATCGGGTAGAGTGGTGCCGGAGGGTATTTCTTCTATAACCCTATGCAGCAGGTCGTCAATCATGCGAACAAAAAGCAAGGCATGATCTCAGCTATCGATTCATCCCGTAAAATAAAAAAGGATTCACATCCATGCACTGGATGTGAATCCTGTAAGACAACGAAATGGCTATAGCGTCCTGTCAGAGCGATAAGGTGGACGGTAGGCCGCTTTCGCTCGTGGCGGCGAAAAGACAAGCGCCCACTTTAGTCCTTCACGTGGGTCGATTGCCTCACGCGACCGCTCCTGCCTGCGTAAAGCTGTTTTCTGGTGCGCACCTGTGATGGAACCGCCTTCGGAAATTGGCGATTTCCCCAGGATGGGATGATCCTTTCCCTTCATCGAGCGGGCATCTGGACGTTTCCCGTCACGGATCGGTTGGGCCACCATGTCAAGCGGGGACAGTGTTTCAGCAGTCGTTTCAGCAGTAGGTTCTGTCGCTCTCTCAACCCAATCTGCATCCGTGTTTCCACCCGTTCGGTCAACGGACAGCCGCTCCGTATTGTACATCTTGTACGAAACATCGGTTTCGGCAGCAGGTTTGCTCTTTACCATCATCCGTTTTGGTTTTGGCTCCTCCGCATCGCTGCCAAATGGGATATCGGTCACGTCTCCAATCCATTTGCCCCACTTGGCGGCCTGCTGATTCCCTTTTCGAGCCGCTTTGCCAAACAGCAGATAACCAAGTAAGGCGAGAATCAACGGCCAAAAAGAGCCAACTAAGTCCAAGAGTACACCGATCAATTCTAGCATCTATACAGCCCCCTACTTACCGCCGTGTGCATCCGTACCAGGGTCGGCCGACTCACCGAATGATTTGCGCATGGCCGTGTCGGCAACGATATTTTGCAGGTTGTAGTAGTCCATTACCCCCAGCTTGCCTTCGCGCAGCGCCTCGGCCATCGCCAGCGGTACCTGTGCTTCCGCTTCCACTACCTTCGCCTTCATCTCTTGTACGCGAGCCAGCATTTCCTGCTCCAGGGCAACAGCCATCGCCCGGCGTTCCTCTGCTTTTGCCTGTGCGATCTGTTTGTCTGCTTCTGCCTGATCGGTCTGCAGTTGTGCCCCGATGTTTTTGCCTACGTCAACATCGGCGATGTCGATGGAGAGGATTTCAAACGCTGTACCAGCATCCAGTCCCTTGCTCAGTACG contains these protein-coding regions:
- a CDS encoding PhoH family protein, which gives rise to MQVKEEVKIPFTDASEALMLFGPHDTYLNQIEERTTAKIVTRNGEVMITGEPEEVERMAALFDILLQLIRRGITLSERDVSYALALAETGEVEQLLHLYDEEVARTQRGKLIRAKTLGQRHYLSSIKRFDIVFGIGPAGTGKTYLAVVMAVNALKNGRVKRIVLTRPAVEAGENLGFLPGDLQEKVDPYLRPLYDALYDMLGSEQVTKMMERGLIEVAPLAYMRGRTLEDSFVILDEAQNTTPEQMKMFLTRLGFGSKMVITGDVTQIDLPKGKLSGLREAERILGGVSEISFIRFHESDVVRHSLVQKVIDAYARSEANYQ
- the yqfC gene encoding sporulation protein YqfC, with product MKRWSRRLRQLAAGVLDLPQDVVLEVPRVTMIGHLQMYIENHRGVLHFSDKELRLLLTNGQLIVSGEQLVIRAILPEEVLLEGRIAGVKFVEK
- a CDS encoding diacylglycerol kinase, with amino-acid sequence MRRARRFWRSFGYACAGLLHTVKTQRNMQIHVAAALLTLLGAWWLDISRTDLLLVFFAIGLVMALELVNTSIEAAVDLVTEEWHAKAKIAKDAAAGAVLLAALTAAVIGLWVYGPPLVARLSSLF
- the ybeY gene encoding rRNA maturation RNase YbeY; the protein is MLTIEIIDEQNQSLTDQQLQLVRTCLEAAAAAEEVTGEVVVTLVDDERIHELNRQYRGIDRPTDVLSFAMNETGEGEMDILMDDEDWSDMPNMLGDIVISVPKAVSQAEEYGHSLERELGFLAVHGFLHLLGYDHGTESEEAEMFSRQEQILQKIGLTR
- the yqfD gene encoding sporulation protein YqfD, with protein sequence MRNRLKEWAQGHVTISVRGKRFERLINMAVREGFQVWNVRRRSPEEGQCDILISDYLRLRSLLRETGCRSKVVRREGLPFWLVRMKMRAGFTTGIFLFFAGLYMLSSLIWSVEVVGTKHISTQEVRQAATKIGIKPWAWKVKLKEPQVLQDQLLEMLPEASYVGVELRGTKAIIQVVEKEQPDPAKVYNPRHLIARKKAVIHRIQAEAGKTVVQVNQFVNKGQVLISGIIGNDQRQGVVAARGKVEGEVWYVANVSVPLSQTRHHYTGEQQSSYYLLAGAYAVRLWPFEQVSFQRFEQSEQRHYLGYGDFQLPIGWKAQTQYEVESEQQKLSREEAISLAKRFARMDVLKKAGEDARIKGEKVLHVKEENGKVYLSVHYSVIEDITEEQPIVSLPPAQQPGADKPNQ